Proteins encoded together in one Terriglobales bacterium window:
- a CDS encoding (2Fe-2S) ferredoxin domain-containing protein produces the protein MARFERHIFVCCNQREGGHPRGCCDPAGQAALQKAFQEKLKARGLKGRVRANKAGCLDQCEHGPNLVVYPEGVWYGGVTVADVDEIIESHLVAGKPVERLRLAEACLNTASCPHKPRPARPL, from the coding sequence GTGGCGCGATTCGAGAGGCACATCTTCGTCTGCTGCAACCAGCGCGAGGGCGGGCACCCGCGCGGCTGCTGCGATCCCGCGGGCCAGGCCGCATTGCAGAAGGCCTTCCAGGAGAAGCTGAAGGCGCGCGGGCTGAAGGGCCGGGTGCGAGCCAACAAGGCCGGCTGCCTGGACCAGTGCGAGCACGGGCCCAACCTGGTGGTCTATCCCGAGGGCGTGTGGTACGGAGGCGTGACCGTGGCGGACGTGGACGAGATCATCGAGTCGCACCTGGTGGCGGGCAAGCCGGTGGAGCGCCTGCGCCTGGCGGAAGCGTGCCTCAACACCGCGAGTTGCCCGCACAAGCCGCGACCTGCGCGCCCGCTGTGA
- a CDS encoding DUF507 family protein: protein MLLSKEYVAYLGREVAKKLVAGEFIATHELPKVTERVHAALLEEMTVEDRINDEVRAILEQYQEEMRTSGASYQEMFKKVKGELVRKYKAVL from the coding sequence ATGCTGCTCTCGAAAGAATACGTAGCCTACCTGGGCCGCGAAGTCGCCAAGAAGCTGGTCGCGGGCGAGTTCATCGCGACCCACGAACTGCCCAAGGTCACCGAGCGCGTGCACGCCGCCCTGCTGGAGGAGATGACGGTCGAGGACCGCATCAACGACGAGGTCCGCGCCATCCTGGAGCAGTACCAGGAAGAGATGCGCACCAGCGGCGCCAGCTATCAGGAGATGTTCAAGAAGGTGAAGGGCGAGCTGGTGCGCAAGTACAAGGCGGTGCTGTGA
- a CDS encoding (2Fe-2S)-binding protein, whose product MARYSLSVNGKLREVQAQPDMPLLWVLRDLLNYTGTKYGCGLGLCGACTVHLDGEAVRACQTPVSAVGKKKVVTIEGLSPDGSHPLQRAWIAEQVPQCGYCQPGQIMQAAALLGQKPHPTDDDIDREMGGNLCRCGMYGRIRKAIHRAAGGGGR is encoded by the coding sequence ATGGCCCGCTACTCGCTCTCCGTCAATGGCAAGCTCCGGGAGGTACAGGCGCAACCGGACATGCCGCTACTGTGGGTCCTGCGCGACCTCCTGAACTACACCGGTACCAAGTACGGCTGCGGTCTGGGCCTGTGCGGCGCCTGCACCGTGCACCTGGATGGCGAGGCGGTGCGCGCCTGCCAGACCCCGGTCTCGGCGGTGGGCAAGAAGAAGGTGGTCACCATCGAAGGGCTCTCTCCCGACGGCTCCCATCCCCTGCAGCGCGCCTGGATCGCGGAGCAGGTGCCGCAGTGCGGCTACTGCCAGCCGGGACAGATCATGCAGGCGGCGGCGTTGCTCGGCCAGAAGCCGCATCCCACGGACGACGACATCGACCGCGAGATGGGCGGCAACCTCTGTCGCTGCGGCATGTACGGACGCATCCGCAAAGCCATCCACCGGGCCGCGGGCGGAGGTGGGCGATGA
- a CDS encoding DUF507 family protein: MRLSRDKVNKLAHAVADALAEMDEVEFLEDRNSIRMEVRRLLEELLKQEEKIDLAARQKIEHQKRTIIEGSEEWSILYRKYYNEEVKKLGL, from the coding sequence GTGAGGCTGAGCCGCGACAAGGTCAACAAGCTGGCCCACGCCGTGGCCGACGCCCTGGCGGAGATGGACGAAGTGGAGTTCCTCGAGGACCGCAACTCCATCCGCATGGAGGTGCGCCGCCTGCTGGAGGAACTGCTCAAGCAGGAAGAGAAGATCGATCTCGCCGCCCGGCAGAAGATCGAGCACCAGAAGCGCACCATCATCGAAGGCTCCGAGGAGTGGAGCATCCTCTACCGCAAGTACTACAACGAGGAAGTGAAGAAGCTGGGCCTCTAG